The following proteins are co-located in the Acinetobacter sp. NCu2D-2 genome:
- a CDS encoding YitT family protein: MKNLFQMMVKAQHVDRVHPLRHSYMDDSLALFSGTLFVGITLILYEQAGLLTGSTAGIAFVIHYATGWSFSLVYFVINLPFYWFAWTQLGRAFTIKTFISVALLSLLTYVVPHYLKISYLHPMFAAIAGGLMLGTGVLFLARHQSSLGGATIISLYLQEKVGMSAGKVQMLIDCVVVALAFSIMPYQQVLWSILAAVIMGVFLALNHRPGRYQGQSTTNR; encoded by the coding sequence ATGAAGAATCTATTTCAAATGATGGTCAAAGCACAGCATGTAGATCGGGTACATCCACTTCGACATAGTTATATGGATGACAGTCTTGCCTTATTTTCTGGCACTTTATTTGTCGGAATTACCCTGATTTTGTATGAACAAGCAGGTTTACTGACGGGCAGTACAGCGGGGATTGCATTCGTCATTCACTATGCAACAGGTTGGTCATTTAGTCTGGTTTATTTTGTCATTAACTTACCTTTCTATTGGTTTGCTTGGACTCAACTCGGTCGAGCTTTTACCATCAAAACCTTTATTTCAGTCGCCTTATTGTCTTTGCTAACCTATGTGGTGCCGCATTATTTAAAGATAAGTTATTTACATCCGATGTTTGCAGCCATTGCGGGTGGTTTGATGTTGGGCACAGGAGTACTGTTTTTGGCCAGACATCAATCAAGTTTGGGCGGTGCTACGATCATCTCGCTATATCTACAAGAAAAGGTGGGGATGAGCGCAGGTAAAGTGCAGATGTTGATTGACTGCGTTGTAGTCGCATTGGCGTTTAGTATCATGCCTTATCAACAAGTCTTATGGTCAATCTTGGCGGCTGTGATCATGGGTGTGTTCTTGGCACTCAACCATCGTCCGGGGCGTTATCAAGGTCAATCTACAACTAATAGATAA
- the ftsH gene encoding ATP-dependent zinc metalloprotease FtsH has translation MSDLFKNAVLWLVILGVLVLIFSNVSDRNQPTSMNYSEFVAAVNAGQIKQVTIDGERIRGEKSNGSEFESIRPAVQDPELMPNLIKNNVVVEGEAPQRQGLLMQLLIASFPVLLIILLFMFFMRNMGGGAGGKNGPMSFGKSKAKMLSEDQIKVTFTDVAGCDEAKQEVVEIVDFLKDPSKFKRLGATIPKGVLMVGPPGTGKTLLAKAIAGEAKVPFFSISGSDFVEMFVGVGASRVRDMFEQAKRHAPCIIFIDEIDAVGRHRGSGTGGGNDEREQTLNQMLVEMDGFEGNEGIIVIAATNRADVLDKALLRPGRFDRQVVVSLPDIKGREQILNVHLKKLPSVTGVDVKVLARGTPGFSGAQLANLVNEAALFAARRNKNTVDMHDFEDAKDKLYMGPERKSMVIREEERRATAYHEAGHAIVAEMLPGTDPVHKVTIMPRGWALGVTWQLPEHDQTSHYKDKMLNELSILFGGRIAEEVFINQMSTGASNDFERATKMARAMVTKYGMSDKMGVMVYEDDSQQSFMGSLGSRTISETTQLEVDREVRRILDEQYKVARDILENNKDIAHAMVKALLEWETIDRDQIRDIMEGREPQPPKVYVAENPVVDVTPTDGPMTPPPLPAN, from the coding sequence TTGAGCGATCTTTTTAAGAATGCCGTATTGTGGCTCGTGATATTAGGCGTACTGGTCCTGATATTCAGTAACGTCAGCGACCGCAATCAGCCGACATCAATGAACTACTCTGAATTTGTGGCTGCAGTCAATGCAGGACAAATCAAGCAAGTAACAATTGACGGTGAGCGAATTCGTGGTGAAAAATCAAACGGTTCAGAGTTTGAAAGTATCCGTCCTGCAGTTCAAGACCCTGAACTGATGCCTAACCTAATCAAAAACAATGTTGTTGTTGAAGGTGAGGCACCACAGCGTCAAGGTCTATTGATGCAATTATTGATTGCGAGCTTCCCTGTACTTTTAATTATTCTGTTGTTCATGTTCTTCATGCGTAACATGGGTGGTGGTGCAGGCGGTAAAAATGGCCCAATGAGTTTTGGTAAATCAAAAGCGAAAATGCTGTCTGAAGACCAAATCAAAGTAACATTTACTGATGTTGCTGGCTGTGATGAAGCAAAACAAGAAGTGGTTGAGATAGTCGATTTCTTAAAAGACCCATCTAAATTCAAACGTCTTGGTGCAACCATTCCAAAAGGCGTGTTAATGGTTGGTCCTCCAGGTACAGGTAAAACACTCCTTGCCAAAGCGATCGCAGGTGAAGCAAAAGTTCCATTCTTCAGTATTTCAGGTTCTGACTTCGTTGAAATGTTTGTTGGTGTCGGTGCATCTCGTGTGCGTGACATGTTTGAACAAGCGAAACGTCATGCCCCATGTATTATCTTTATCGATGAGATTGATGCAGTGGGTCGTCACCGTGGTTCAGGTACAGGCGGTGGTAATGACGAGCGCGAGCAAACATTGAACCAAATGTTGGTTGAGATGGATGGCTTTGAAGGTAATGAAGGCATTATCGTTATTGCTGCAACTAACCGTGCTGATGTTCTTGATAAAGCATTACTTCGTCCAGGCCGTTTCGACCGCCAAGTGGTTGTAAGCTTGCCTGATATTAAAGGTCGTGAGCAAATCTTGAATGTTCACTTGAAGAAATTGCCTTCTGTAACAGGTGTGGACGTGAAAGTCCTTGCACGTGGTACACCAGGTTTCTCAGGTGCACAGCTTGCGAATCTTGTAAACGAAGCTGCATTGTTCGCTGCACGTCGTAATAAAAATACGGTCGACATGCACGACTTTGAAGATGCAAAAGATAAGCTTTACATGGGTCCTGAACGTAAATCGATGGTGATTCGTGAAGAAGAGCGTCGTGCAACGGCTTACCATGAAGCAGGCCATGCGATTGTCGCTGAAATGCTCCCAGGTACTGACCCTGTGCATAAAGTTACCATCATGCCACGTGGTTGGGCATTGGGTGTGACATGGCAGTTACCTGAACACGACCAAACCAGCCATTACAAAGACAAAATGTTGAATGAACTTTCAATTTTGTTCGGTGGTCGTATCGCAGAAGAAGTCTTCATTAACCAAATGTCGACTGGTGCTTCAAACGACTTTGAACGTGCAACTAAAATGGCACGTGCAATGGTAACCAAATACGGTATGTCCGACAAAATGGGCGTGATGGTCTATGAAGATGATTCACAGCAATCATTCATGGGTAGCCTAGGTAGTCGTACAATTTCTGAAACGACTCAGCTTGAAGTAGACCGTGAAGTACGCCGTATTTTGGACGAACAATACAAAGTTGCGCGTGATATCTTGGAAAATAACAAAGATATTGCGCATGCCATGGTGAAAGCGTTACTTGAATGGGAAACCATTGATCGTGATCAAATCCGTGACATTATGGAAGGTCGTGAACCACAACCACCAAAAGTTTATGTTGCTGAAAACCCTGTGGTTGATGTAACACCAACTGATGGTCCAATGACTCCGCCGCCATTGCCAGCAAACTAA
- the rlmE gene encoding 23S rRNA (uridine(2552)-2'-O)-methyltransferase RlmE: MATRITNQKLSKSSRDWMREHLDDPYVKKAQKEGYRARAAYKLLEMQEKYKIIKPGMTVVDLGAAPGSWSQIAGKLVGDKGLLIASDILPMDALPDVTFLQGDFREEEVFEKLLEILNGRTVDVVISDMAPNTSGNKAVDQPRQIYLCELALDFANKVLGPKGQFVVKVFQGTGFDEFRKQVVDSFDVLKTSKPLASRARSKEVFLIGQGRKKAFK, translated from the coding sequence ATGGCGACGCGCATTACCAACCAAAAGTTATCAAAAAGTAGTCGTGATTGGATGAGAGAACATCTTGACGATCCTTATGTGAAAAAAGCACAGAAAGAAGGCTATCGTGCGCGTGCTGCTTACAAGCTCCTAGAAATGCAAGAAAAGTACAAAATTATTAAACCAGGTATGACCGTGGTTGATTTGGGCGCTGCACCAGGAAGTTGGTCACAAATCGCCGGTAAATTGGTCGGTGATAAAGGTCTATTGATTGCGTCTGATATTTTGCCGATGGATGCTTTACCCGATGTAACCTTCTTGCAAGGTGACTTCCGTGAAGAGGAAGTGTTCGAAAAATTGTTAGAAATTTTAAATGGACGCACTGTAGACGTTGTAATTTCAGATATGGCCCCCAATACATCAGGTAACAAGGCTGTAGATCAACCGCGTCAGATTTACTTATGCGAACTGGCTTTGGATTTTGCCAACAAGGTTTTAGGCCCTAAAGGTCAATTTGTGGTAAAAGTTTTCCAAGGTACTGGTTTTGATGAATTTCGTAAGCAAGTTGTTGATAGTTTTGATGTTCTTAAAACATCTAAACCGTTGGCATCACGTGCTCGCTCGAAAGAAGTATTCTTGATTGGGCAGGGTCGTAAGAAGGCTTTTAAATAA